The stretch of DNA ttttcGCTAGCCACTCGCGGCGTTTCTCGCCCTCACGCGAGTGTTTCCCATCGGTTTTTGCCGTCTCTCTCAGGAGGTGCAACGCCAGTTCATTGAGCTGTACCACAACCCAGACaagcgccggccgcagctcATTCAGGCGTCGACGCTGAAAGGCGCacagaagcgcctcgcctccgccgcaccgGACTCGCTGTGGTCTTCCATTAACTCTGGAGGCTTGCAGGCGATTTCGAGTCAAATGAGCACGCCGACTGGAGACTCTCAAGGCCTGGTGGGCCCGAAGGGCAGCGCCACAGGGCCCGTAATGGGTGAGTGCTGCCGCGGTGGCTGTCTCCGCTAtgagggcggagaagagcgcgagcgtGAACACGCAGGGacggggcgggcggcggttTCGAGTGGCTTGCAGAAGACGGGGACTGCTCTCTGGTTCAGGGCTTCTTCGGGGCTTCGCGCTTGGGCCAACTGacccgagcgcggcgccgtccctGCTCTCGGGGAATGCTGCGCCCTTTCACGGGGCTACGCACGTCTGCTCGTTGGCGCATCGAAACGTTCGCGCGAGCGGGCTCTGGCTCCCGAGCTTCACTGCCTCTTTGCGGCCGTTTTGCGGCCTGCGTCGGTGGTGCCTTCCCCTTTCGTCCCCTTGGGGTAACCCCGCGTTTTCACGGCGTGTGTGCCTTTTCCAGGCTTGGAGTTCAGCTCAGGCTTCGACGCGCTGACTAGCGTCCACGATAGCGGGTCTTCCAGCTTGGTCTTCAAGACGCTGCCGATGCCCGAGCAGACGAATCTTTTGCTCACAACTGTCGGAATTGACTGGGACTTTGACATGCTCAAGCTGAGTCAAGAAACCGAAAACATCATCGTCGAGGTCGGCTACGCCCTGCTCTGCAGACTCGTCACGGACTGGGGCTGCGAGGACGTGCGCCTCATTCGCTTCCTGACATCGATTCAGTCGCAGTACCTCACAAATCCGTACCACAACAAAATCCACGGCGCCGAAGTCGCGCATCTCACCGAGTGCCTCACGCGAATGCTGAACGCACAGAGAAAGTGAGACTCGCGCCACGCGAAGAACTGCGGAAAAATGCGTGGGGGAGCGGCTGAACTAAAATCGGCAGacgagggggggaaggggcaCAGACGACACacaggcgagggcgaagaaaacgagcaGCTACGGGCGCCGTGTGGAtggcgaggagagggagcgcGACGAGAGTGCATATGAGAGGCGACGCTTGCCTCACGGTGCCTCGCGGGTTCACAGGCTTGCTTCTTGGTTTCTTATGCGCATTTCCAGCATGAACTCCGTCGACAAAGTCACCCTAACTGTGGCGTCGATTTGCCACGACGTTGGACATCCCGGAAGGAATAATCAGTTTTTCATCAACGCCTTCGATCCTCTGGTAAACACCTCGTATGCATGCCTACCTGGCTTTCCTGCAGAGTCTGCACCTACTTTTTCTGCTTTGCGAAACAAttctgcgcatgcggaggcTTTCGAGACCCTCGCGACCGAGTTTGTTTCCTCCGCACGCGTGCCGCGACTCAGCCATTACGCAGAGCCAATGCGCCTACCGATCGACCCATTCGTGCGAATGCTGGCACTTGTGCGTGGTATACAGTATATGCCGGTGTGTACTTAGAAGTGCCGCTGTTTattcgctcgcgcgcggtaTCTGCGGCGCTTTTTGCCGCTATGTGGCGAGCGCTATGCTTACCCCCGGCGCATTTTCTGgtcgctgcgtgtgcgtgaaTCTTCACAGGCCGTCATTTACAACGACATTGCCGTACTCGAGAACTTTCACAGCTGCTTGACCTTCAGGACGCTGGAAAACAAGGAATGCAATATTTTCTCCAACCTCGAAGACAGCGTGAGCACAGAGCCCCGCGTCCACGTTTCAGCTGAGAAGGGATATTTTATTTGGTGTGCCGCCTCCATGTGCGCATGTGTATGCGTGTGCGGCGGGACGAGCCCCTGTGAGAGTAAAAGTCTCAGGCGCACACAGAGAGATGCGCACATGCGTTCGCGAGTGTTTGAGTGCCCAAGTTTGTCCAATCGCTGCGTTGCCGCTGAACAGACAGGATCCGAAGAAGACAGTGCAGTTTATGTCTATATCTCTCACAAAAGATGTATGTTAATTTACTTCAAAAACGGCTtcaactatatatatatatatatatgtttatttATACGTATGCTTCTGTGCGCGTACGCGTCGAGCTGAGGCACCAGGCTTTTCACCATCTGCGTTGTTTTTCCTTCGAATGTGCGCGCGCCTACAGGACTTCCGATACGTGCGGCAGTACCTCATCGAGTGCATCCTCGCCACGGACATGAAGCAACACTTCGAGAGTATCTCCCGTTTTCGCGTAGGTGAACAAGAGACCAGCCACCGATGCTCGCCTGTATTCTTGGGTTGAGAAACTTTTCTCGATCCTTCGCAGCGCGCTATACGCAAACATATGTTCATACAGAGTATTCATGCTTTCTGTGTACGGGCGTGGTGCAGGCGTGTCTTTGCACTGGTGCTCATGCTTAGCCCTAACCTTCAACTATGCATTGTGGAAGAGGGCGTCGAAACAGTAGCGCAGTCCACTAGTTTGAGACATGTGCTTGCGATTGTCTGGTTCGCGGCAGATTCTGCTTGTTTTTTGGTTGTAGCTCTCATCAGTGTTCCAGCCTGTCGGTCACACTGTCTCATGTCTCTGGCTCTCCATTCACGTTTTTTTCGTGTCTGTTCACTTTTTTATGTTTCTGTTCACTGTTTTATGTTTCTGCGCGTCGGTATGTTGCGTTGGCCGTTTTTCTCGCCTCGTGTCGCGAGTTTGTCCTGCCTCATGCTCTGTCGTACCCCCTGACCCCAACCCGTTCTAAGTTTGTCTCTCCCAATGGCGCGATTTTCTTGGCTCTGTCCAGATTCGGCGAAGCTCTCCCGAGTTCAACTACGTGAAAAACGTCGAAGATCGCTGGCTGGTTGCCCGAATGTGCGTGAAGGTCGCCGACATAGGACACTCCAGCGTGCCGTGGCCGCAGCACTTTGACTGGTCCTGCCGAGTAGTTGAGGAGTTCTATCTGCAGGGTGACGAAGAACGCGCCAAGGTGAGGAGACGCCTGGAGGGGTGCTGGCGCTCTGTCTGTGTAAAActgggcctgcgcggccgcgtctgcgtaTGTGGTAGTGCGATGCAACTCCGCTGAGAGGAAGGCTCGACGCCAAGGTGCGTGTCGACTCGTGTCTGCCTCGTTTCTTCACGCACGAGGACGCGTTTAGAGCGgtcaggcgcggcggcttcgaGCGTGCGAATCGCGTGGAGTGCTGGCGCTGAGAACTTCGCGCGGCAACTCGAACTACCGGAGAGGGCGTCTAGCTCAAATGGTAGAGCGCTCGCTTAGCATGCGAGAGGCAGTCGGATCGACACCCATGTCGTCCAGGGAAAGGACTCAACGGGCGAGTCGTTTCCACTGGTCTACGCTTGTCTGCGTGCGCATATTTCTCCACGTGAATTTTCTGTCGTGTTTGATGCTTCGCTGAATGTCGCTCGGAGTGCGAGTGTGGCCTTATGTGCACGTTTGCTTGTCTGCGTAGAGGTATGGATAGAGCCCTCCGGCTCAGCCTTGGCGCAGTTGAGGGAAGCCTGCGTCAGTTTTTGTCAGTTTCTCCTTTGTCGCGCCCCTGTTTTCTTAGATTTCGCTTTGTTTCTGCTCAGCCAGTGTTTCTGGCTTGAAGCCCAGCGACGTTCGCagaggcctctgcgtctctttctccgGTGGACGTCTGCTGTGTGTTGGCAGTTCCGGCAGACTCACCTTCCTCCGTATTCGCGGCTTCTGTCCGGTTGTTGCTTTTCAGGGCATGgctgtctcgcctctctgcgacCGCGAGAAGCACATGGACATGGCCAAGTCGCAGGGCGGTTTCTTGGAGTTCGTCGTCAAGCCGCTGATCAAGGAACTGGAGGAAATCGATCCATTCGGCCGCGTTGCGTGAGTGCGGGGCTCTGGGACCTTAAATCTGAACTGAGTTCACGTAATGGCGTTCGCGTCCACGCAGGACACACGGGCATCGAGTGAAGTGGAAGCGCTGCTTAAAccccaaccccccccccccccccccccccccccccccccccgcgcgcgcgcgcacgtGCTTACGTTTGGTGCCGTGGTTTTTTCGTTGCGAGGATGCTCGcccgcttctgcgcctccgcgtgcgtTGGAATCCGACGGTTGAACCTGGGTTTGTCTCCGCAGGCGTGTGGTGCTTTATCGTCTTGTCTCTGGACATACGAGCACTCACTTGCTTGCGCGCGGCCGGCCCTCCAATTTGTGAATCTGGAAGCCGAGGGAAACACGTGAACGTTAGTGGACTGATGTGTGTGAATATTTGTGATATATGGGTGCATGCAGTCGGCTCTGCTTCCAAGCCTGTGTGGTGTGGTTTTGTGTGGGTCGTGGCGCGCGTCTTGGTCGGGCGACTTCGGGGCGTGCGGTGATTCCTGGCTCAGCGATTGGTTGACGCGGATGTGCGTGtttgcctctgcagcgcggagaTTTCCGCAAACATTGAGATCAACACCAAGAAGTGGACTGCACTTCAGGCAGAGGGCGTCGAGATCCAGCTGACGCCTCACACCGCACtcgacggcgcggagaagaacaCGGTCACGATGTACGCAGTCCGCAGGATCGCAGGCCTTCGCGGGCACCCGAAACGGACTCTGCCGGCGTCgaacgcggcggcctccggcccggaggacgcgaagaagacagaacccgggcgcagccgcacgATGCTGCACACGGTCTCCTCTGTGCCCGATGTGATTCGAAAGCACCTTGCGGAGCCGGACTcgaaggagggcgagcaTGCAAAgcccgacggcgagcagcgcgagaaaTCAGTCGAGTTCAGCCAAGACGCGAACAGCCAGcgccccgcgagcgcgccggcgcgcgagtcaCTCCCAAGCACGGTCTCCTCCGGCAGCAACGGGCGGGCCTCGAACGCGGGCTTGAACCTCACGTTCGCCGCCTCAGACACAGTGACGGTCCCCGACACGCCGCGGACCTCGCAGAGCCGCTTCGGGACCTTCAGCTCCAGCGGGCCTGGAGACACCGTGCGCGGCAcgagcctcgccgcgagctcgagCAACTTCGAAGAAGAGCAGCGCGTTGCCGTCGCGAGTcgacgcgcggaaggcgctgaaAAGGCTAAGTCGCAGACCCGCGagagctccgccgcgtccgAGAGCGCGCAGGGCTCTCGACAGCAGAGCAAGGGCTCGTCCAAAGAGGCGCCCCGCGTGAGCTTCCACGGAGGTAAGTCAGAAAACACCCcagggccgcggaggagcagAGACTGGAAATAcgtgccgctgcgtcgctcgaAACAGCCACGCGCCGCATTCCCTCTCTTTGACGCGTCCTCTGCTGGATGCACGGGGGCCATTCCGTCCTCATTCGTGTTGTCACTGCTCTTCTCCCGTCCTCCTGCGTGAGCTGTTCACGTGTAGCTTGTGGCTCAAATGCACCACGTTGGAAAGAGCGCCGTCTCCACTCTGTGGATGCGAACGCGTGGTGCGTGCGGAAGGCGTACGCGCCCGCGGATAAGGCGGTTGGCATTTCGCGGTGCGCTGCTTGTTTTTAGATTACTCCGACAACGAAGACAGCAGCTACGAATCCTCAGACTCCAGCAGCCTCCGGAAAGACGCTTCGCGCGAATCGAACTCGTTCGATGAGTGAGTTGAGGAACTTGAGGGAGAATCGACGGCTGTGCGACGTGTGCCTGTGAAAAAAAGTGCCTATGCCTGTTTGACACACCACCTAggtcgcctgcaggcggcgcgtcgtcgcatACATGACTTTATCTAGGTTTATGTGCGGTGCGCATTCGCCTGTTTGCAGGATGGTAGCCCATGCAAGTCTGAAATTCTTATCGTATCTGCGCAAGTGTCCCAGTATTTCTTCCGCGCTCGCATTTCCTGGTTGGATAACTTGGGAAAAAACGGAATTTGAGAAAAAGTGAATGGTTCTGCATGTGCACGGTGTACGGAGAGTCAGCAGACAAGTGTGTCTGCGCGCCTGTCCTCATACTCAGTTGCATGCGAAGGTCGCGAAAAGCGGTTCCCGACGAGGGGGCTGCTGTCAGTGTGTCACTGCATCACAGAGGCTGAGAGACGTGAGAGGCAGGGCGAGCGGGGAGTGACTGTCCGTGGTAGTCCAGATTTGTCTGCACGTCGACTCGTTCGAGTTTTGCGTGGACGTGGCGCTTTTCTTCATTTCCGAATGGCGCTTGCCTTTCTGTGGGTTCCTCGGCAgacctccgcagcggccgaaGAGAGGGGGTCGATCTGAAATCAAGATGTTCGAGTCCCTGGTTACGGTGCGCGACAAGGATTCGTTTCCACACAAGAAGTAGACGCGTTTTCCCTTCTTGACTACTGCATTTTTTTCgtttcgcgctgccgcctaGCCTtggctctctccttcctcgtcgcttcttctccgcgttcATTATACAGGCAgctcggcagctgcggaggcgacggccctTTGTGTTTTTCCTTGTCCCGTTTGAGACTCGCCTATTCCTGCATTTCATATAGACGGCGCGGACTTttccgcggtctccgcgagcgagaaaTCTTTTCATCTCTGTGGAGACTTTAGTTACGCTGTTTTCACGTTCTCTGCGCGCATCGCGGATCCGCTAGGTAGACCCgtggccgccggcgcctgtctcttgtctgccgtcgctctctccctcttttcACGGCGCCGCAAGCAGCACGACACGCGAAGTCTCAAGAAACGAGCACATGCGTCGCATATCTGTAGCCGGCTCCCCGCGCTTGCAAAAGGCGATTCGCGGGAGCGAGGGCGAACGAGTGACTCATAGCGGACAAGAACGGGAGAGTGTGCACACAGAGGGATGGGACCCCAAGAGGTGACTTTGAGCGCGGTGACAGAAGCGGAAACTCctcagaggacgcgcgcacgGTGCCTTGCCCAGcctgccgcgaaggcgcgtggCATGTGCGCGGAGGGATGGGGATATCAACTGTCTCTCTTGAGATTTGTAGACCGCCTGTACGGCTCGTTACGCGCGCCGAATTGTTTACTCATGTATTTGTCTGCATGTGTGATCCCTGACGCGGTGTGGAAGCTTCCGCGTTGGACGGTACGCGGCAAGATATCTATATCTAGTCGTCTCTGTGAACAGGGTTTCCGCGTCTCGGTGTGCGAGACGCAGTCCTTCGCGGCGCACAGCGTGCATTTGGGTGCGCGATGCTCGGTTTGTTTGAGCGCGAgtgcctctctgccttttcTCACAGGTAGCCGGCAGTTCATGTTTGGATTCGCGCGCGAAAAACACATTCGTCTGCGCCCCGCTGCGCACAGCGTGATGTACTTCCTGGCGTAGACTGCGAAGCAGCATATACGCATCCCACTCGTATAAACACACGGACGTGGGTTTCTCTTCGTTTGCATGCGTGGCGGCGTGAGATACATGAGGAGGATGGCAAGGGCTAGGCATGCCTTCTGAGCTTTCTAGCGccgaagcggcgacgcgtttCTTTGTTTGCGCAGCGTGGGAGTCCCTCTGTCCACCGCAAAGTCGTGTTTTCGAGGGATGCCTTTCAAACAGCCAAGGAAACAGATCTTGTCAGTGGCTGCACACTGGATATTCGCGTTTTCGCGCCGACGTTTCGCCCGTCTCTCGACTGCAGCCGGTAGAGAGCTCTTGCGCTCGGGGACGTGTCTTGTCTCTtcactctctctccctgcatgcgcacttGTGGTGGGGCCAGGGAGACACAGGGAACGTAgggaagagggagacgagaagGTGAATTTCTCGACTAGGCTCCCCCAGTCAAGAAATTTGCGTGAGGGATGAACGCCTTCTCTAAACAGGCAGAACGAGATCTGTACCTCCCATCTTCAAATATCTACCTAGCCCGTACGCagagatatacatatatacacatatatgcatatatatatttatatatctGCGTGTGCCGAGGTATTACTAGAAAACCTGAGGTTTCAACACATTAGCTTTGGACAGTTGTGTCAGGACGGTCAAGGTGCATTTCCGTACTTGTGTTCGTCAGTGCTTGTGAGAAGAGAGGTTCAGcgtcttttttctcctttttttccgccCCGTTCCTGGGAGTACAAGTCGCCTGTCAGCCACTTGGGAAGGTTCGTTTTTTTCATGTATTCTTTTGAAAGCTTTACCTCACATTTGTGCTCATTCTCTTCTTCGAGACAGAACACAGCGAGTTTCGTTTTCGTGCGCGGCCGTGAAGTCCCAACAGTGCTTGCTGTCGTTTTCTGTGGCTGATGCGGAGGAGTGCTGCTCTTTCGCACACCCGGCAGCTAGTTGCTTTTCAGACCTTGTTCGTTTCGGTGGCTGCGCGTCTAGAATTGACGGCAGCTGTCTGTGTCTCACtttccgccgctctcgggCCATTGGCTCGTCGCGACTCTCCCGTCGCTGTTGCTAGCGTGTCATCGCACATAaatcgccttcctctgcctgTGGTTACACTCAACGACACTCCGTAGGCCTCTTTCTTCAGTCTGCCTACATGAGAGTCTTTACACACGCACGCGAATATATTCATGTAttcatatttatatatatatatatatatatatatatatatatatatatatatatatatatatatatatatatatgtatatcgaCATATAAATAAACAGATATACGGAAGCCGCAGTATAAAGTGCGCGAGATAACTGTTAGTGCGCGGAGTTATTCATTTCGCTACGCTGTCCTGCTGGTGCAGCTGTCTATCGTTAAGCTCGGTCACCTATCTGcttgtttttttctccgGTTTCATTAAAAAGAATCCATGTACGCCGCAGCTGTCTGCTCGCAAGCTCAGCTACAGACTCTAGCGGAGCCACGCGTCATCAACTCCGTCGGCCTGCCTTCGGCGCCCCTTCTCTCATACATCTTCGTATGTAAGTAAGTAGACACACGCAGTTTTTGATTTCTACTGGTGCTCGCCCCCGCTCTCGAGTATACAGGTGCGATTTGTACCTCGAGATacagagagaagcagacacaggcgagcgcgcggatACACATTTAACCGAAAAGCAAATTGGCATATATAACTATgtataaataaatatatatatatatatatatatatacacgtatgcAGTGAGATTgaaggcagctgcgccgaaCTCAGCAGTTTGAGTGAACCGAATACCGAAACAGAAAACCGAGTCTGCGGGAAAGAGAAAAGATGTCGTGGAATGGCAGAAGAGATGAGCATAAAGCGGCCGATACAAAAACACCGAGTCACGCGGAAATGAGAGAAGGGGAAACGAACACTTTGCCAAGCTGCGGCGCTACGCGAAACAAGAATACCCGGAGACACATCTGTAGGCATACCGGAAGCGGGATTTCGGGGTGAACTTGGTTTCTTTCTtgcgtgtctcttctctttctgtTTAACGCCTTGCTTGCTATCCGTGGCTGGCCGCTGGGTGTGCCTCGCCCCCAGCCTTGCTCATGTCGCCCAGCACCGCGAAGGTGTCGCAATGCCATGGACTTTCAGCGTCCGGCTGTCCCTTTTCTCCTCATCTTGCACCCTCTCGCGTTTCTCGCTGTCACTCGCGCCTTCCCCGAAAGCCAGAGCGTGCTTCAGCTCTCGGTTCAGCTGCCGGAGAGCCCGCGTGAGGAGACTGAGGACGCAGCCGTTGCCGTCAGTTGCTGCTTggggagcggcagcgacggaacgccgcgcgactgtcgcggacgcgtctgccgctccaGCATGTATCGGCGCCTTCACCTCGGCCCTCCCGTTGCCCACGCGGCACTcgtggcgggcgcctcggtcctcctcttccgcggcttgctcgcgggcgaggctgccACGCtccccttcttcgcgcctgtCTGGTGAGGCTTCTCCGGCCTTTGCCTCTTGGCGCTGGCAGTCCGTCGAGGACTGtgggagaagagaggccgAAAGGGGAAAGAAGCCTTCCAGAACCTGAAaggtgcgagggagaggaaaccACGGTAAATCGAATAATAGATATAGAATAAATATTTATACActatataatatatatatatatgaaagAATGTCTGAGTGGTCCATAGAAATAGACCGCAACCGAAAACCAGCGTATTTTGGATACTTCTTCATGTGAAGAATTTGGTTTTGAAACTATAATAGCTGAGGCTTTTAGGGGTAATCGTATATCTCAAAAAAGGAAGCAGCGGGAGACGGTTCTGCTGGTGCAAGAAGAGGAGCCACACAGGCTCTTCTGAGGGAGAAGGGCGCGCGTGAGACCAGGACGAGGGGCGGACACAGGAAAGAGGCGccgagagggagaaaaagaaaacgcgtGGAACCCGCGAGGATACACTGAAGGGgccgaggcagcgcaggcgttgtttcagagagacacgcagaaagAAAGGCACGCAAAAAGTCTATGAGTGGGTGAGCGTGGCGACGAAACACCTCCTCGCAGCTCAGCCAATTGCGGGGAGCGCGCCGACAATACACAGGCAGACTCAAGCGGAGACGAATGACGAGGTATTAAACACGCCACTCGCCACGTAGGAAATGAGAGAGACAGGGGGAGAGCGGAATTCGAGAAAGACGTCGAAAGGCGCTAGCCAAAGAAAACAAGCGCGGCACCGCTGCGCTTAGACAGTCAGTCACGtgcggagaaaacgagagagagagaggagcgcaACTGGACTAAAGCGGAAAGATCGTGAGCACAGAGGCAAGCTACTGCAGCACGACTCTGTGCCCGCCTAGGATGCCTCCAGGCATACCCTGAACTCTCAGTCTGGCTCTGTTTTTTCACTTTCCCCTCTGAAATTTCTGCAGGCGTAGCTTTCTTTCCACGATGCACTGCTTCCCTTTCCGCAGCCTTCTTTCGGGAAGGGTCGCGGAAACTCACGTATTACTACCTCAGAAGCGAAACAAGTTCAGAAACGCATGCGAAAAAGGCCACTCACTGCTGTGAGCGGCCTCGCTCCGTCGTCGTCATACGCGGAAAAAGCTGGAAGCTTGGAAGCATTGCCCGCTCTACCTACCTGCAAGTCGTGGGCGACAGTCCACACGGCAGCCGGCGCACGAGGACCTGAAACGagagacaagaaaaaaaTGAAAAATCGAGACGAAGCGCTATGATCAGTCATACGGGAGCGAGCCGACGCTGCATCGAACCCTTTTGACAAATCAGAAGGATTTATTGAGATTCACGAGTAACACCCCTACAAAACGGTTCAGCTATCGCCTGGTTTGTAAAATCTTTGAGCTCTTGATGCACTGCACTGCCTTCTTTTCTGGTTTTCGAAAGTTGCACCTTCCGTCTCCAATCGCTCCCTCGATCCTTCACGTTTCTGTATGTTCTCTCTATGAGGAGAGGCTGCAAGGCTCGATTCCAGGCTCTCAAGCTGTAGCTGTCTTGAGCGTCTCTTCCCAGTTCGTGTTGTTTGgtggcctctgcgtctttgcTCAAActcgttttctccttctctctccctgccttCTCAGCTGACCGAtgtcgcgcgggcgccccaGCGCGAGGCCGTCCGGAGTcaccgcgccgcagccgacaACAGCCAAGTCCACTGGTCTCGCACGCCAAAACAGAGAACATGGGAAAAAAGCAAACGATATTGGAGAAAAAAGAGCGGAGGAACGCAAGCTAATAACGGAGGGAAAGAGTCACTCACAAATCCGAGAAACAGCCGAGGAAAAAACCGGGAGCAGAGGGAAACGTCCGCCAGTCCGCACTGAGAACCCACGCAGGCACTTCACGTGACGAGGCCGGGAAGCAGAGACCGGCAACAGAAGAAGACTCCAGATGGCAAGAACGACGCATCCGAGGATGCAGAAACCACACAAGGCTTCGCACGGACACCAACCCCAAGGGGAAGGCAAAACCCGAAAAAACCAAGAAAAATGAGATGAGACACCTTGCAGCCtgcgcccctccccccccccgggtCGAGGTTAAGGAAACTCGACAAAACTCTTGGGTGAGGCATCCGCACAGCAAACTGAGCTCGGAGAAAGATGAGAGACTCGACGAGTGCGGAAAGCAATTGAGAGAAAGGAAATTGTATCATGCCTACAGAAGCGCCTGAGACACCGGATATGCGCAAGTCCGTAGAATCCTACGCTCATGTGGCTGCGCAAGACAAACAGAAGACGCCCGATAAACTGGACAACTCCTCACCGCGCagactctgcagctcctccacTGGACGTTCTTCTCGAACCCGTAGGACGACGCGGCCGTCACTTGCCTCCCTCGCTTCCATCACCAATAAACGCTGTCTCGTCTGGCGGTCGACTGAGGCTGGCGAGGAAGGCAAACACTCAGCTTCCTTGGTTtcgccgttcgcctcgcgTTCTGCTTCTCCCGCAAGAACCGGCTTCCAGAACGAAaaaagggagaggaaggctgCAACGCAGGATCACGGGACACACGGCTCCACATGAGGA from Besnoitia besnoiti strain Bb-Ger1 chromosome V, whole genome shotgun sequence encodes:
- a CDS encoding 3'5'-cyclic nucleotide phosphodiesterase domain-containing protein (encoded by transcript BESB_061870), with protein sequence MPGRHRSVASSAEKSAGDRGDMEDVEMGARLESGGDAAPDENTKLKERQRVADDFGNSDTNVNVASRDGFDEMSCFSSRAPAPAPKSLCARGCMGRICERVQAFLLDIFRSEMDFDTAYTHAQARTMGLSNSMSRTETGGTGASKKYLHLCPLRFRDRNLETEYGQICGHLFIGRDFLVLCFTTFVIIPVAWYLGSYCFDSIELRDHSSGAWIAFHAACAVNLGVSLGSLLMILFPGICSCTRGHYESFSYILVFLWMSVLMVVMATFPKLVTAPEPRELLFGDTHSQLAQEVVQLAPPCRVLRGNQALGSFVESVGEFPENFAEEVQTCVRDPTCLSGAFELVSLNAKSCRQQYFFIKDQRILDNINDALWLPFAMYITYIKRTLHVFKVPIIALALIIIHFGTGMMFMDSLSPSRTKLTVVLHVIVVPICALPFIILQSTYPTIIPVQEAMLFFFSFTFVALAGYAGRYAQEFQHRLLICTWRVTSKRLSALHDKIKQQKKQKKSSTAVEELISQVKECQGLCAMARSRGRRADVMEELVQMEKLLEGILETLTQTDNLYSVKFTDDARTNEVQRQFIELYHNPDKRRPQLIQASTLKGAQKRLASAAPDSLWSSINSGGLQAISSQMSTPTGDSQGLVGPKGSATGPVMGLEFSSGFDALTSVHDSGSSSLVFKTLPMPEQTNLLLTTVGIDWDFDMLKLSQETENIIVEVGYALLCRLVTDWGCEDVRLIRFLTSIQSQYLTNPYHNKIHGAEVAHLTECLTRMLNAQRNMNSVDKVTLTVASICHDVGHPGRNNQFFINAFDPLAVIYNDIAVLENFHSCLTFRTLENKECNIFSNLEDSDFRYVRQYLIECILATDMKQHFESISRFRIRRSSPEFNYVKNVEDRWLVARMCVKVADIGHSSVPWPQHFDWSCRVVEEFYLQGDEERAKGMAVSPLCDREKHMDMAKSQGGFLEFVVKPLIKELEEIDPFGRVAAEISANIEINTKKWTALQAEGVEIQLTPHTALDGAEKNTVTMYAVRRIAGLRGHPKRTLPASNAAASGPEDAKKTEPGRSRTMLHTVSSVPDVIRKHLAEPDSKEGEHAKPDGEQREKSVEFSQDANSQRPASAPARESLPSTVSSGSNGRASNAGLNLTFAASDTVTVPDTPRTSQSRFGTFSSSGPGDTVRGTSLAASSSNFEEEQRVAVASRRAEGAEKAKSQTRESSAASESAQGSRQQSKGSSKEAPRVSFHGDYSDNEDSSYESSDSSSLRKDASRESNSFDEPPQRPKRGGRSEIKMFESLVTVRDKDSFPHKK